A region from the Fundidesulfovibrio putealis DSM 16056 genome encodes:
- a CDS encoding autotransporter assembly complex protein TamA, with the protein MRRIALLAALFCAVCAVELACPLARPLAQEQAAPANGQPLRYQVSFSGLNDKPLMDLLRSVSDTATMANKPPANMFLLRGRARGDLKKLKDAMASRGYFAARVSFAIDEKATPIQVRFTLEPGGAFLLKWVDVELAEGSDPVRFAIPEASVLGLTLDAPAVSKEIVNAEDKLVSYFKNRGYPFAALERRKAVADPQAHTLHVTYIIAPGPYSVFGPTRVTGLKDVNESLLTPLAPWKEGDEYSQEKVELYQRRLADLGLFAKASAAPKKLAGEPGRVEVDAQVTERKPRTFKGGVTYNTDDGPGAQINWEHRNLFGNGERLKLHAAVSQVSSVLEANFENPFFLDQKQRLLAGFRAADENTDAYHGQNVTGEIKISRKLGEHVSAQAGVGYRASLVFDDAANPNTSNTRYNLASIPLGLSADTRDDPLNPSKGWMFALSATPWLDTQGTDLNFLKAVVSGSHYLQVLEKPSLILATRASLGSISGVSASRLVPPDVRFYAGGSGSIRGYAYQSAGPLRGDKPLGGRSLFDFSTELRIRLTEMFGLVFFLDGGNAFEAEYPVPGDGLLLGAGTGLRVYTPIGPFRVDVATPLNRRKTVDDVFQLYISLGQAF; encoded by the coding sequence TTGAGACGCATCGCTCTTCTTGCGGCCCTCTTCTGCGCCGTATGCGCCGTCGAACTGGCTTGCCCCCTCGCCCGCCCGCTTGCCCAGGAACAGGCTGCCCCTGCCAACGGGCAGCCGCTGCGCTATCAGGTCTCCTTCTCCGGCCTGAACGACAAACCCCTCATGGACCTTTTGCGTTCCGTATCCGACACGGCAACCATGGCGAACAAGCCGCCCGCCAACATGTTCCTGCTGCGCGGGCGCGCCCGCGGCGACCTGAAGAAGCTGAAGGACGCCATGGCCTCGCGGGGCTACTTCGCGGCCCGTGTGAGCTTCGCCATCGATGAAAAGGCGACGCCCATCCAGGTCCGCTTCACGCTGGAGCCGGGCGGCGCGTTCCTCCTGAAATGGGTGGACGTGGAACTGGCCGAGGGCAGCGACCCCGTCCGGTTCGCCATCCCGGAGGCCTCCGTACTGGGCCTCACCCTGGACGCCCCGGCGGTCTCCAAGGAGATCGTGAACGCCGAGGACAAGCTCGTCTCCTATTTCAAGAACCGGGGGTATCCGTTTGCCGCCCTGGAACGCCGCAAGGCCGTGGCCGACCCCCAGGCCCACACCCTGCACGTCACCTATATTATCGCCCCAGGCCCGTACTCCGTGTTCGGCCCCACCAGGGTCACAGGGCTCAAAGACGTCAACGAAAGCCTGCTCACCCCGCTGGCCCCCTGGAAGGAGGGCGACGAGTACTCCCAGGAGAAGGTCGAGCTGTATCAGAGGCGGCTGGCCGACCTGGGGCTCTTCGCCAAGGCTTCCGCCGCCCCCAAAAAGCTCGCGGGGGAGCCGGGCCGCGTCGAGGTGGACGCCCAGGTCACCGAGCGCAAGCCGCGCACCTTCAAGGGAGGCGTCACCTACAACACGGACGACGGCCCCGGAGCGCAGATAAACTGGGAGCACCGCAATTTGTTTGGCAACGGGGAGCGCCTGAAGCTCCATGCGGCGGTTTCGCAGGTCAGTTCGGTGCTCGAGGCCAACTTCGAGAACCCGTTCTTCCTGGACCAGAAGCAACGCCTGCTGGCCGGTTTCAGGGCTGCCGACGAAAACACCGACGCCTATCACGGCCAGAACGTCACCGGAGAGATCAAGATTTCGCGCAAGCTGGGCGAACACGTCTCGGCCCAGGCAGGCGTGGGCTACAGGGCCAGCCTGGTCTTCGACGACGCCGCCAACCCCAATACGAGCAACACCCGCTACAACCTGGCCTCTATCCCGCTTGGCCTCTCGGCCGACACGCGAGACGACCCGCTGAACCCCTCCAAGGGCTGGATGTTCGCCCTGAGCGCCACTCCCTGGCTGGACACGCAGGGAACCGACCTCAACTTCCTGAAGGCGGTGGTTTCCGGGTCCCACTACCTGCAGGTGCTGGAAAAACCGTCGCTCATCCTGGCCACGCGGGCCTCGCTGGGGTCCATCTCCGGCGTCTCGGCCTCGCGCCTGGTGCCGCCGGACGTGCGCTTCTACGCAGGCGGCAGCGGGTCCATCCGGGGCTACGCCTACCAGAGCGCCGGGCCGCTTCGCGGCGACAAACCGCTGGGCGGGCGCTCCCTGTTCGATTTCAGCACGGAGCTGCGCATCAGGCTCACGGAGATGTTCGGGCTGGTGTTCTTCCTGGACGGCGGCAACGCCTTCGAAGCCGAGTATCCCGTGCCGGGAGACGGGCTGTTGCTGGGGGCCGGGACCGGGCTCCGGGTGTACACGCCCATCGGGCCGTTCCGGGTGGACGTGGCCACGCCGCTTAACCGCCGCAAGACCGTGGACGACGTGTTTCAGCTCTATATCAGCCTGGGCCAGGCTTTCTAG